In Flavobacteriales bacterium, a single genomic region encodes these proteins:
- a CDS encoding lamin tail domain-containing protein, with translation MRNLLNIFAFALCLFTLRVNAQFTDDFNDGDFTNGVVWSGNTADWLVVTGELRTNGPAITPTQIYLSTNSSTAMDAQWEFYVNPKCATSSGNYMNIVLISDQSNLLGNFNGYYVMVGNTADEISLYRKDGATNAIIINGTDGVIASSSNNPFKVKVIRDALGNWTLDIDNTGTGTAYINQGAVLDNTYTTSSFFGIMVNYSAANNVKYFADNIYVGPVIIDTTPPAIVSASIISSTQLDVDFDESLEQTSAENISNYFATNGLGNPSIAQRDAVDFSLVHLTFASPFTPMQTNTLTVNGVGDLNGNLTVNETVDFTYIPLSTASYREVIVNEIFADPTPSAGLPTVEFLEIFNRSNLNFDLSGWTISDGSSTATFGNHILLPGEYLILCTTADETTWLPYGTTMGLNSFPSLNNSGDNLVLKNQNGLIIDQVNYSDTWYQSSAKAQGGWSLELINPTLDCSGSQNWIASNNVNGGSPGIQNSVYSNAPDLTAPEIISYSILTSTQIQVAFSENMDSLSLSAASWSINGGIGISSTQVNGPDFTNVTITFNTALDPATLYLLICNNASDCAGNNMSADSLQIGIGVDPQPYEIIINELFPDPDGSTALPESEFVELYNTTNKVIAISGYHLSDLSSTVTLPVTIIFPYDYVILTANANVADYTSYGKVSGLSSLPSLNNAGDEISLRSPGGQLIHKVNYDDSWYQNSFKAQGGWTLEMKDAANPCGTISNWGASNDASGGTPGRINSIQQTNPDTELPYPVLAETIDANTVIVTFSEIMDSVSLLIGNYFIDHGILVSGTNVMDDYSVSLTVNPPLQFQTIYTLNANFCSDCVGNQVSTSSTIQFALPDVSWPGDIIINEVLFDPRGSGADFVELYNNSPRFVSLKNWSLANYSNDTISNAKIISDKVFILYPGQYLAITTDSSNISSEYSFTHRDRLHQIESMPSYSNDAGRVILIDNTNRLNDDFEYSSDMHFALLQTNDGVSLERIDFNRPTSDNSNWHSAAESENYATPGYENSQLQPGNSNGTVNADPATFSPDNDGYEDVVNISYQLDQSGYVGNITIYDAQGRIVRLLMRNELLSASGTISWDGINEKREKANAGAYVIYMEIFDLNGNVKHYKKGIVLATKF, from the coding sequence ATGAGGAATCTGTTAAATATTTTTGCTTTTGCCCTGTGTCTTTTCACCCTTCGGGTGAATGCACAATTTACGGATGATTTTAACGACGGCGATTTTACCAATGGCGTTGTATGGAGCGGAAACACGGCCGACTGGCTGGTGGTGACCGGAGAACTGAGAACAAATGGTCCGGCCATTACTCCAACTCAAATTTACTTGAGCACAAATTCAAGCACCGCTATGGATGCACAATGGGAGTTTTACGTAAATCCCAAATGCGCAACCTCATCGGGTAATTACATGAATATTGTTTTGATTTCCGATCAATCGAATCTCCTCGGAAATTTCAACGGATATTATGTAATGGTGGGAAATACGGCCGATGAAATTAGTTTATACCGTAAAGACGGAGCCACCAATGCCATCATCATCAACGGTACCGATGGGGTCATTGCTTCCTCGAGCAATAATCCGTTTAAAGTAAAAGTCATTCGCGATGCACTTGGAAACTGGACGCTCGATATTGATAATACCGGAACCGGAACAGCCTACATCAACCAGGGGGCGGTGCTCGACAACACCTATACCACAAGTTCTTTTTTCGGAATCATGGTAAACTATTCCGCTGCTAATAATGTAAAATATTTTGCGGATAATATTTATGTGGGACCTGTCATCATCGACACTACACCTCCGGCTATTGTAAGTGCAAGCATTATTAGTTCAACCCAACTGGATGTAGATTTCGATGAATCGCTGGAACAAACTTCAGCAGAAAACATCAGTAATTATTTTGCAACAAACGGACTAGGCAATCCAAGTATTGCACAACGTGATGCGGTGGATTTTTCATTGGTGCATTTAACGTTTGCAAGTCCCTTTACCCCCATGCAAACCAACACGCTTACTGTGAATGGCGTAGGAGATCTCAATGGAAATTTAACGGTAAATGAAACCGTAGATTTTACATACATTCCACTTTCCACCGCCAGCTATCGAGAGGTAATCGTCAATGAAATATTTGCCGATCCAACACCTTCTGCGGGATTACCCACTGTAGAGTTTCTTGAAATTTTTAACCGTAGCAATTTAAATTTCGATTTATCGGGATGGACCATTTCTGATGGGAGCAGCACCGCCACTTTTGGCAATCACATTCTCCTTCCGGGCGAATACCTGATTCTTTGCACCACTGCAGATGAAACGACCTGGTTGCCATACGGCACTACAATGGGCTTAAACAGTTTTCCATCGCTCAACAATAGCGGAGATAATCTGGTATTAAAAAATCAAAATGGTTTAATTATAGATCAGGTTAATTATTCCGATACCTGGTACCAGAGCAGTGCGAAAGCACAAGGAGGATGGTCGCTCGAATTAATCAATCCTACACTCGATTGCAGCGGTTCTCAAAATTGGATTGCATCCAACAATGTAAACGGCGGATCTCCGGGAATCCAAAACTCCGTTTATTCCAATGCTCCGGATTTAACAGCACCGGAAATAATTTCTTATTCCATTTTAACCAGCACACAAATTCAAGTAGCGTTCAGTGAAAATATGGACTCCCTTTCACTCAGTGCAGCCAGCTGGAGTATAAATGGCGGAATTGGAATTAGCTCTACACAAGTGAATGGTCCGGATTTCACCAATGTGACGATCACCTTTAACACCGCTCTAGATCCTGCCACTTTATATTTACTTATTTGCAATAATGCTTCCGATTGTGCTGGCAACAATATGTCGGCAGACAGTCTGCAAATAGGAATTGGTGTGGATCCTCAACCGTATGAAATTATCATCAACGAATTATTTCCGGATCCGGATGGAAGTACGGCTCTACCGGAATCTGAATTTGTAGAATTGTACAATACCACCAATAAAGTAATTGCAATAAGCGGATATCATTTATCGGATTTGAGTTCTACCGTTACATTGCCGGTCACAATTATTTTCCCTTACGACTATGTGATCTTAACCGCCAATGCAAATGTGGCTGATTATACCTCGTATGGAAAAGTATCGGGACTCTCCTCTTTGCCTTCGCTCAACAATGCGGGCGATGAAATAAGTTTGCGTTCACCGGGTGGACAACTCATTCACAAAGTGAATTACGACGACAGTTGGTATCAGAATAGTTTTAAAGCTCAAGGCGGATGGACACTCGAAATGAAAGACGCCGCCAATCCTTGCGGCACAATTTCAAACTGGGGGGCAAGTAACGATGCCAGCGGCGGAACTCCCGGAAGAATAAATTCGATACAACAAACCAATCCCGATACTGAATTACCTTATCCCGTTTTAGCAGAAACCATAGATGCAAACACGGTCATTGTAACCTTCAGTGAAATAATGGACAGCGTTTCATTATTGATCGGAAATTATTTTATCGATCACGGAATTTTAGTTTCAGGCACTAATGTGATGGATGACTATAGCGTTTCTCTAACGGTAAATCCTCCATTGCAATTCCAAACCATTTACACGCTGAATGCAAATTTTTGTTCCGACTGTGTAGGCAATCAGGTTTCAACCAGTTCAACCATTCAATTTGCTTTACCCGATGTAAGTTGGCCCGGCGATATCATCATTAATGAAGTGTTGTTTGATCCACGTGGATCAGGTGCAGATTTTGTAGAGTTGTATAATAACTCACCACGATTCGTTTCCCTGAAAAACTGGTCACTCGCAAATTATAGCAACGACACCATTTCCAACGCAAAAATTATCAGCGACAAAGTATTCATACTTTATCCCGGTCAGTATTTAGCCATTACCACCGATAGCAGCAATATCAGTTCCGAATATTCATTCACACACCGCGATCGTTTACATCAGATTGAATCGATGCCTAGTTATTCCAATGATGCAGGACGAGTGATTTTAATCGACAACACCAATCGCCTGAATGATGATTTTGAATACAGCAGCGATATGCATTTTGCATTATTGCAAACAAACGATGGCGTATCACTTGAGCGCATAGATTTTAATCGTCCCACTTCCGACAACAGCAATTGGCATTCTGCCGCCGAATCGGAAAACTATGCTACCCCCGGCTATGAAAACTCACAATTGCAACCCGGGAACAGCAATGGAACCGTTAATGCAGATCCCGCCACTTTTTCGCCCGATAACGATGGCTATGAAGATGTGGTGAACATTAGCTATCAACTGGATCAATCCGGTTACGTAGGTAACATCACCATTTATGATGCGCAAGGAAGAATTGTGCGTTTACTCATGCGAAATGAATTATTGTCGGCCTCCGGAACCATCAGCTGGGACGGCATCAATGAAAAACGCGAGAAAGCCAATGCAGGCGCTTATGTGATTTACATGGAAATTTTCGATTTAAACGGAAATGTGAAGCATTATAAAAAAGGAATTGTCCTGGCAACAAAATTCTAA
- a CDS encoding aspartate-semialdehyde dehydrogenase, with protein MRVAVVGATGLVGTKMMQVLTERNFPVTEFYPVASENSVGKEISFKGKNYKVIGMQEAVALRPDIAIFSAGGSTSLEWAPRFAEVGTTVIDNSSAWRMDPSKKLVVPEINAGVLGPDDKIIANPNCSTIQMVVALFPLHLKYKIERIVVSTYQSVTGTGKKAVDQLMNERNGIQGEMAYKYPIDLNVIPQIDVFTDNGYTKEEMKMVNETKKIMGDDTIRVTATAIRIPVMGGHSESVNVEFANEFDLAEVRSILEKSPGIVVVDDLKNALYPMPKDAHEKDEVFVGRIRRDETQPKTLNLWIVSDNLRKGAATNAVQIAEYLVKNKVLATSAV; from the coding sequence ATGAGAGTCGCTGTAGTAGGTGCCACCGGATTGGTGGGAACAAAAATGATGCAAGTGTTAACCGAAAGAAATTTTCCGGTTACGGAGTTTTATCCTGTTGCGTCGGAAAATAGTGTAGGAAAAGAGATTTCCTTTAAAGGGAAAAACTACAAAGTTATAGGCATGCAGGAAGCCGTTGCGCTTCGTCCCGACATTGCTATTTTTTCTGCCGGCGGAAGCACTTCACTCGAGTGGGCTCCCCGTTTTGCAGAGGTGGGAACTACGGTTATCGACAATTCATCGGCCTGGCGGATGGACCCTTCCAAAAAGCTGGTGGTTCCAGAAATTAACGCCGGTGTATTAGGTCCCGACGACAAAATTATAGCCAATCCTAACTGTTCGACCATCCAGATGGTGGTTGCACTTTTTCCTTTGCATTTGAAATATAAAATTGAACGCATTGTAGTTTCCACCTATCAGTCGGTTACCGGAACAGGAAAAAAAGCGGTGGACCAGCTGATGAACGAGCGAAACGGAATACAAGGAGAAATGGCCTATAAATACCCAATCGACCTCAATGTAATTCCTCAGATTGATGTATTCACGGATAATGGCTACACCAAGGAAGAAATGAAAATGGTGAATGAGACCAAAAAAATTATGGGCGACGATACTATTCGGGTTACGGCCACTGCCATTCGTATTCCGGTAATGGGCGGACACAGCGAATCGGTAAATGTGGAGTTTGCCAATGAATTTGATTTGGCGGAAGTGCGTTCCATTCTCGAAAAGTCGCCTGGAATTGTAGTGGTGGATGACCTCAAAAATGCCCTGTATCCCATGCCGAAAGATGCCCATGAAAAGGATGAAGTGTTTGTGGGACGAATCCGCAGAGATGAAACCCAGCCTAAGACCTTAAACCTTTGGATTGTGAGCGATAACCTGCGCAAGGGTGCTGCTACCAATGCGGTTCAGATTGCCGAATACCTCGTGAAAAACAAGGTGTTGGCTACATCCGCTGTTTAA
- a CDS encoding ATP-binding cassette domain-containing protein, whose product MSPLKRFFALLRPERKDIFQIYFYALFSGLIYLILPLGIQAITSFIMTGQLSTSWTILVLVVVLAIVFSGLIQVFQLSITETLQQRIFVRAAFEFSYRVVRFKKEALKGKYAPELMNRFFDVVQIQKGLSKILIDISSSTLQIIFGLILLAFYHPLFIALGLVLLGVLAAIFRILGPNGLKTSLKESGHKYEVVQWLQELARTSDTFKLAGKTNLPLEKTDEHVSGYIEARKKHFKVLLWQYATIILFKTIITGGLLIAGSILVIEKQLTIGQFIAAEILIVMVMQSAEKLVLTLESVYDVITAVEKIGLVTDIPMEDISGKEFSPVEKDKGLRLELRRLTFKYPGVQEPIIRELSLEVNAGEKICIAGGHHSGKSTLIQLCAGLFHSYEGNILYNEIPLSNLQPESLRCYIGDSLSQEDIFIGTIMENITMGKKSIGMEQVLEIAKPVGLHDFIIQLPQGYETKVLPGGKALPKSIVRKIILCRSLVDNPRLLLLEDILLHVDKEERERIFNVLFDKNKSRTVLVVSNDKKIASMCDRFVILDEGKISAEGRSADVDHYPNLFS is encoded by the coding sequence ATGAGCCCGCTGAAACGTTTTTTCGCGCTGTTAAGGCCCGAGAGGAAAGACATTTTTCAGATTTATTTTTACGCGCTTTTCAGTGGCTTAATCTACCTCATACTACCACTAGGAATCCAGGCGATTACCTCCTTTATTATGACGGGTCAATTAAGCACTTCCTGGACCATTCTGGTTTTGGTAGTGGTACTGGCTATCGTCTTTTCGGGATTGATTCAGGTTTTTCAATTGAGTATTACTGAAACCTTGCAACAACGCATTTTTGTAAGGGCAGCCTTTGAGTTTTCCTATCGTGTAGTGCGCTTTAAAAAAGAGGCTTTAAAAGGAAAGTATGCACCCGAACTCATGAATCGTTTTTTCGATGTGGTTCAGATACAAAAGGGATTGTCCAAAATCCTGATCGATATTTCTTCCTCTACACTCCAAATTATTTTTGGATTAATCCTTCTCGCATTTTATCACCCCTTGTTTATTGCATTGGGACTGGTGTTATTGGGGGTATTGGCGGCGATATTCAGAATTCTTGGTCCGAACGGATTAAAAACATCCTTAAAGGAATCGGGACATAAATATGAAGTGGTGCAATGGTTACAGGAATTGGCACGCACCAGCGACACGTTTAAACTGGCGGGAAAAACAAATCTCCCGTTGGAGAAAACCGATGAACACGTTAGCGGATACATTGAAGCCAGGAAAAAGCATTTTAAAGTGTTATTGTGGCAATACGCTACCATTATTCTATTTAAAACAATTATTACCGGAGGATTATTAATAGCAGGGAGCATTCTTGTTATTGAAAAGCAATTGACCATTGGTCAGTTTATCGCTGCCGAAATTTTAATTGTAATGGTGATGCAGAGTGCCGAGAAACTGGTGTTGACGCTGGAGTCGGTTTACGATGTAATTACTGCTGTAGAAAAAATCGGATTAGTTACCGATATTCCAATGGAAGATATTTCCGGAAAAGAATTTTCGCCGGTGGAGAAAGATAAAGGATTGCGACTGGAGCTTCGTCGTTTAACCTTTAAATATCCAGGGGTTCAGGAACCGATTATCCGTGAATTATCACTGGAGGTGAATGCAGGCGAAAAGATTTGTATTGCGGGCGGACACCATTCCGGTAAATCAACGCTGATACAATTATGCGCAGGACTTTTTCATTCGTACGAAGGAAATATTTTATACAACGAAATTCCGCTAAGCAATCTGCAACCGGAGTCCCTGCGATGTTATATCGGTGACAGTCTTTCTCAGGAAGATATTTTTATCGGTACCATTATGGAGAACATTACCATGGGTAAAAAGTCGATAGGGATGGAGCAGGTATTGGAAATTGCAAAACCGGTGGGATTACATGATTTTATCATTCAGCTTCCGCAAGGATATGAAACGAAAGTTTTACCAGGAGGAAAAGCGCTCCCCAAGAGCATAGTCCGTAAAATTATTTTATGCAGAAGCCTGGTCGATAATCCGCGCTTGCTTTTATTGGAGGACATCCTCCTTCATGTAGATAAAGAAGAACGGGAACGGATTTTTAATGTGTTGTTCGATAAGAATAAATCGAGAACCGTGCTGGTGGTGAGTAACGACAAAAAAATCGCTTCCATGTGTGATCGTTTTGTAATTCTCGATGAAGGAAAAATCAGTGCCGAGGGTCGTTCGGCGGATGTTGACCATTATCCAAATTTATTTTCCTGA
- a CDS encoding HlyD family secretion protein, with amino-acid sequence MLNISPVEIKSKVDIERYRSYSSTSVFGLARRVLLWLGVLFGIFIVFLFLPWTQNIQAEGKLTTLRPEQRPHTIHTTIPGRIERWYVQEGQHVNKGDTIAFISEIKDDYFDPKLLQNTEDQVKAKEKSIESYQEKVNALNKQIDALNEGLILKIQQAKNKILQSELKVKSDSMDLEAARTNATIAEEQFQRYVELKKKDLISQTDLDSRKLKLQETQAKKIAAENKFLATKNELINAMIELNTIEAEYQDKLMKAESDKYTAMSTVFDSEAAVAKLQSQFSNYAVRSGYYFITAPQDGYVTKAITAGIGETVKEGTPLVSIMPSKFELAVELYIEPMDLPLLSKGDHVRFVFDGWPSFVFSGWPGASFGTFGGEVVAIDNLISESGKYRVLVAPDKKDEPWPTALRVGSGAKGMILLNDVPLWYELWRKLNGFPPEFYTPATTGNEKTKK; translated from the coding sequence ATGCTGAATATATCTCCCGTTGAAATAAAAAGTAAAGTAGATATAGAACGCTATCGGTCTTATTCCTCTACTTCTGTTTTTGGTTTAGCCAGAAGAGTATTGCTTTGGTTAGGTGTGTTGTTTGGAATATTCATTGTGTTTCTGTTTTTACCATGGACCCAAAACATCCAGGCAGAAGGTAAATTAACCACATTGCGACCTGAGCAACGTCCGCACACCATTCACACCACCATTCCCGGTCGAATAGAGCGCTGGTACGTACAGGAAGGTCAGCATGTAAACAAAGGCGACACCATTGCATTTATATCTGAAATTAAAGACGATTACTTCGATCCCAAACTTTTACAGAATACCGAAGATCAGGTTAAGGCCAAGGAGAAAAGTATTGAGTCGTACCAGGAAAAAGTAAATGCCCTCAATAAACAGATTGATGCATTGAATGAGGGATTGATTTTAAAAATCCAGCAGGCAAAAAATAAAATTCTGCAGAGCGAACTTAAGGTAAAAAGCGATAGCATGGATCTGGAAGCGGCCCGAACCAATGCTACTATTGCTGAGGAACAATTTCAACGCTATGTGGAATTAAAAAAGAAAGATCTGATTTCGCAAACCGATTTGGATAGCCGGAAATTAAAATTGCAGGAAACACAGGCGAAAAAAATTGCAGCAGAAAATAAATTTCTCGCTACCAAAAATGAACTCATCAATGCCATGATTGAGTTAAATACCATTGAGGCAGAATACCAGGATAAATTAATGAAAGCGGAGTCGGATAAATACACGGCGATGTCGACCGTTTTCGATTCGGAGGCTGCAGTTGCAAAATTGCAAAGTCAGTTTTCTAATTATGCCGTTCGCAGCGGTTACTACTTTATTACTGCACCGCAAGATGGATACGTTACCAAAGCCATTACAGCCGGTATAGGTGAAACGGTAAAAGAAGGGACACCCTTAGTCAGCATTATGCCTTCGAAGTTTGAGTTGGCGGTAGAACTATATATTGAACCAATGGATTTGCCTTTATTGAGCAAAGGCGACCATGTACGCTTTGTGTTCGATGGTTGGCCATCATTCGTGTTTTCCGGCTGGCCCGGCGCTTCGTTTGGAACCTTTGGGGGAGAAGTGGTGGCAATTGATAATTTAATTTCTGAAAGCGGAAAATACCGTGTACTTGTTGCTCCCGATAAAAAGGATGAACCCTGGCCAACCGCATTACGTGTAGGAAGTGGTGCTAAAGGAATGATCTTATTGAACGATGTACCGTTATGGTACGAACTATGGCGAAAACTGAATGGATTCCCACCTGAATTTTATACACCAGCTACTACAGGAAATGAAAAGACTAAAAAATAA
- a CDS encoding TolC family protein, producing the protein MKRLKNNILLVAVLCLLSLNGRGSDSLLLRFSDYMHMVMNFHPTAKQAALLNEQSEFQLREARGNFDPQLSADYLNKYYGSKNYYSLFSSMLSVPVWFGPELKMGFDQNQGLFVNDEHATPQDGLWYAGIKVPLAQGILIDQRRAEVKKAKVFVQLNEQQQRLMLLDLFYSAAQRYFDWYLMHKNVEVHQNAVELASRRLNLIRELHRVGEKPGVDTLEATIQLQSRQLDLNESKMMLRNQALLLSVFLWNDAGDPVDLKEGILPDNLNETFDLIKADTTAFSLNQHPALLFYDYKLQQLEIDRRLKQDKLKPKLSAQYNFLSYSSPDVPLISPNNYKWGIQFSFPLFLRQERGAIGQAKLKIQQTEYDRDLKQQELNAKIKSAFNEMNFALQQMALALENMRNYNALLDAEKEKFIRGESSLFMINSREIKVIESQLKYYNTVYKYHKSKAAYRFALGKGFDQ; encoded by the coding sequence ATGAAAAGACTAAAAAATAACATTCTCCTTGTAGCAGTATTGTGTTTGCTTTCCCTAAACGGAAGAGGAAGTGATAGTCTTTTGCTTCGTTTTTCGGACTATATGCACATGGTGATGAATTTCCATCCCACAGCCAAACAAGCGGCCTTACTCAATGAACAATCCGAGTTTCAACTGCGGGAAGCAAGAGGGAATTTCGATCCGCAGCTATCGGCCGATTATTTGAATAAATATTACGGCAGCAAAAATTATTATTCCCTGTTCAGCTCCATGTTGAGTGTTCCCGTTTGGTTCGGACCCGAATTAAAAATGGGTTTCGATCAGAATCAGGGATTGTTTGTAAATGATGAGCACGCTACTCCACAAGATGGTTTATGGTATGCCGGAATAAAAGTTCCATTGGCGCAGGGAATTTTGATTGATCAACGCCGTGCTGAAGTTAAAAAGGCAAAGGTTTTTGTGCAGCTCAATGAACAACAACAACGACTGATGTTGCTCGATTTATTTTATTCCGCAGCGCAACGTTATTTCGATTGGTACCTAATGCATAAAAATGTAGAGGTGCACCAAAATGCAGTAGAACTTGCAAGCCGACGATTGAATCTCATTCGGGAATTGCATCGGGTGGGGGAAAAACCGGGCGTGGATACATTGGAAGCAACCATTCAATTGCAAAGCCGGCAACTTGATTTAAATGAATCGAAAATGATGCTCAGGAATCAAGCATTATTGTTGTCCGTTTTTTTATGGAACGATGCCGGAGATCCTGTCGATTTGAAAGAAGGTATTCTACCCGATAATTTAAATGAAACGTTCGACCTTATAAAGGCCGACACCACTGCATTTAGTCTAAACCAGCACCCGGCATTGTTGTTTTATGATTATAAACTGCAACAATTGGAAATTGATCGTCGACTGAAACAGGATAAACTTAAACCGAAGTTGAGTGCTCAGTATAATTTTTTATCCTATTCATCGCCGGATGTCCCCCTGATTTCCCCCAATAATTATAAATGGGGAATTCAATTCTCATTTCCCTTATTTCTCCGCCAGGAACGCGGTGCAATTGGTCAGGCCAAATTAAAAATTCAGCAAACCGAATATGACCGGGATCTGAAGCAACAGGAATTAAATGCTAAAATAAAATCGGCGTTTAATGAAATGAACTTTGCACTTCAGCAAATGGCGCTTGCATTAGAAAATATGCGCAACTATAACGCCTTACTCGATGCAGAAAAAGAAAAATTTATCCGCGGAGAAAGCAGTTTGTTCATGATCAATTCCCGCGAAATTAAAGTGATTGAATCGCAATTGAAATACTATAACACGGTTTATAAATACCACAAGAGCAAAGCGGCTTATCGTTTTGCTTTAGGGAAGGGATTTGATCAATAA
- a CDS encoding DUF2452 domain-containing protein — MSEQENPIDKDHTTETPGSLPYAHHRGSAVIKTTKESVIKSRALSAMEEQTDMQLDQIRKQIELLAKQAQEIQDRKTLSFKIYAAKMSFAPLIGYSYYLYETEEGGHVLSMIGPDEWGRSKKFKAFVAKVKLLADHTWTEEAL, encoded by the coding sequence ATGAGTGAACAGGAAAATCCCATCGATAAAGACCATACCACGGAAACTCCCGGTTCACTCCCCTATGCCCATCATCGCGGTAGCGCGGTTATAAAAACCACCAAAGAAAGCGTCATAAAAAGCAGGGCTTTGTCGGCCATGGAAGAACAAACCGACATGCAGCTGGACCAAATCCGCAAGCAAATTGAATTATTGGCCAAACAGGCGCAGGAGATTCAGGACCGCAAAACGCTTTCGTTTAAAATTTATGCAGCTAAAATGAGTTTTGCTCCGCTGATTGGATACAGTTATTACCTCTACGAAACAGAAGAAGGGGGACATGTATTGTCGATGATTGGTCCGGACGAATGGGGGCGCAGTAAAAAGTTCAAGGCTTTTGTTGCCAAGGTGAAATTACTGGCCGACCATACCTGGACCGAAGAAGCGCTTTAA
- a CDS encoding TIGR03643 family protein translates to MEMDRDLDRIIEMAWEDRTPFEAIFVQFGITEKELLNIMRSEMKPSSFKMWRKRMAGRITKHGSKRGFDQGPFKCTQQKAISNNKISKR, encoded by the coding sequence ATGGAAATGGACAGAGATCTGGATCGTATAATAGAAATGGCATGGGAGGACCGCACACCTTTCGAGGCCATTTTCGTTCAGTTTGGAATTACCGAAAAGGAATTACTGAACATTATGCGATCGGAGATGAAACCATCCTCGTTTAAAATGTGGCGCAAGCGCATGGCCGGAAGAATTACCAAACACGGCTCCAAACGAGGATTTGATCAGGGTCCGTTTAAATGCACACAACAAAAAGCGATATCGAACAATAAAATTTCCAAGCGATGA
- a CDS encoding 2Fe-2S iron-sulfur cluster binding domain-containing protein, which translates to MKVEIRVGEKTIACLRGENLREVLMRHDIISPYHHSGWGICKGALSCGTCTVKLTGSVMDMRTNRVENKLGDPCLSCKIKVEGNLHLEFLNGAL; encoded by the coding sequence ATGAAGGTGGAAATACGTGTAGGAGAAAAAACAATTGCCTGTTTACGCGGTGAGAATCTGCGTGAAGTATTGATGCGTCATGATATCATATCACCCTATCATCATTCCGGTTGGGGGATTTGCAAAGGAGCTTTGTCCTGCGGCACCTGCACGGTGAAGCTCACGGGTTCGGTTATGGATATGCGCACTAACCGAGTAGAAAATAAATTGGGCGACCCCTGCCTGTCCTGCAAAATAAAGGTTGAAGGCAACCTTCACCTTGAATTTTTAAACGGCGCTTTGTAA